ATAATAAAACATCCTTAGATATTAACTGAATCTGCTGATTTGGTAAGCTACGTAAATAAAATGAAAACAAGTATGTACTAAAGTTAAAAAAAACAAATTTTATGCTGAATATACGTAGATAAAGATCTCAGTAAGTCAACAGGGCCAATACACGAAGTTAGGACTTACGCACTGTACAAATTTGGCATGGTATGATTTTACCAAAATACGTTGTTTCAGGCTTTGATTAATTATTACTTTGATGGTAAACAGACCCGCGTTTTCGGGGTTTAGCAATGCGCTTTACCCCTACGACATCTCCGGTTTTTTGGAGCCACATATTTTGTGTTTTTTGTCAATGCGTAAGTCCTAGAAGTAGCTGTTCAAAAGTCAGTGTATCCTAAATGTCGGCATTTAGCAGAATAGGACTAAAGCTGCGTGTCACACGAAAAAAAACTTCTTATTTCCCTCCTTGCTTGCGCTTAGGGGCTAGGGGCGGGGTCTTATTTTCAAATCAGGTCGCCGCAAATAAACCATACTGCTTAAAGTCGTCATTTGTCATTTGTCATTTGTCATTTGTCATTGGTCATTTGTCATTTGTCATTGGTCATTGGTCATTGGTCATTGGTCATTGGTCATTGGTGTAGCCCTGCGTTGGAGGAGTGAACAGTCAACCGTGTGATTTTGTATCTGTAGGTTGCAAATCTTAAAGATTTATAAATATATAGGCTATATTTCATAGTTTTTGTTTCCCTATATGTATTGTATAGTTTCATCCCCAAAAAACTAGACAAGCTATAATCAAAAGATCGGTGGCATAATTAAATACTTTCAAAAAGTATTAAACAACTAGCCGCGCTTTTTTTCGTACTGTTCTCTTTGTTATCACATTGAGTAATTTTACGGTTACATAGGCATAATTTTAGCAGCAATAGTATTTTTGCAACATTTGTAAATGTGATTTTGTCCACTATTATCTAACTACCAGCCACGCTAAACTACGTATGTAATTTTGCATTGGAGAACTTACAGTTATGGGTTGGTTAGAAAGACTTTTTGGACAAGAGAAACCTGAAGATGCTCAAGTTAACCCTGATGCAACTTTAGTGGCTGAAAACTCTTCAGAAGGAGAAATTACTCCTCCTGAACGGGTGGGACTAAATGGGGAATATGATCAAAGTGGTCTAGCAAAAAGAGTCGCCCTTGCTTTTGACGTTGACTCGCGTTTCGATGAGATTAATTCTGTCTATGTTGCTCAGTTGGGAGGTACAGTTGTTTTAAAAGGGCAAGTCCCCAATCAAGATATTCTGGATCAATTGGTTGAGATTGCTAAAGAGGTTAACGGTGCTACGGATGTTGTGACAGATGAAGTTACCGTTGGCTAGAGTAGTTGTCTTTAGTAATTTGGGGTTATATTAGCCAACACAGGCTAGCACCATGATAAATTCCAGTGGTATCTTGTGTTTTCAACGCCAATTTTTTCAGGTAGCACTCTTGTGTAAGTGTTACCTCTATTTTCCATCAAAATTCTCGTGATTTTTATCTGTGGTAAATTTTCAATGAACACTCAACTTAAACATCATCAGTGGAGTATCAGTCTGACATTATTAGCGGTTTTAATGCTTACCAGTTGTGGTAAAAAGCCTGAAGAACCTGTTAGCAGCACCCCTGAAAATCCCACTGCTATTTCTCAGGTTAAGTCTTCTCCTACTGCTGCGACTTCAACCTCTAAAAAGCCAGGCGAATCTGGAACTAAAGCTGTTATTCCCCCAGAAGCCGAAAAGCTAGGAGTTAAACCTCAAGGGGAAACTACTTGTCCTAGCGATGCACCTGTTAAGGGTAACATCACTAAGAAAAGAGGTAATATCTACCACGTCGCCAAGTCTCCTGATTATAACAAAACTAAGCCAGATATCTGCTTTAAGGATCAAGCCACAGCCGAAAAAGCTGGTTTTCGTGCGCCTAAGCAAGCAGGCTAAGTAACGATAGTATTAGATTTTGGATTTTGGATTTTGGATTGAACGGTGAATTTAAAATCTAAAATCTAAAATCTAAAATCTAATTATTAGGGTTGTTGACCGTTGAATGTTGAATGTTGAATGTTGACAATCAACAGTTAACAGTAAACGGTCAAGACGATGAAATATGCTAAGTACAGACAGCTTAATCCCTACTCAGCATTGAGGATTTTTGGTACTTTGAAAAATTCGCCTTCCTGTTCAGGCGCACTGTTGAGGATGGCTTCTCTGTCAGGATAGGGTTGTAAATTATCCTCTCGCGTCACATTGCTAACATCAATTGCGCGTGTTGTTGGGGGCACATCGCTAACATTTAGTTCACTCAGCTGCTCGATATAATCTAGAATACTTCCTAGCTGGGTGGTAAATTGCTCCTCTTCTTCTGGTGACAATTCTAAACGAGCGAGAAGAGCTACTTTGCGGACTTGTTCACGATCAATCATAAGTTGTTAGTTGTTAGTTGTCAGTTGTCAGTTGTCATTTGTCAGTTGTCATTTGTCATTTGTCAGTTGTCATTTGACAAATGACCAATGACCAATGACCAATGACCAATGACCAATGACTAATGACTAATGACTAATGACCTAAAAGAATACGTCAATTTGGACTCGCCCAGTGGTTTTCAGCCAGTTTTGGGCTTCGATGTAGTTATTGGGTGCCATACGAATTGCTCTGACCCAATAATCTGCTGCTTGATCAAATAGCGCCTCACCACCGTCGTGATCGCCGGCTTCTTTAGCTTTTTCGCCTTTGTAATGATAAATCACGGCGATGTTGTTTAAGGCTTGGGGTAGACGTGGATTCAACTCAAGTGCTTGGTGATACAATTCTAAAGCCTTTTCGTGGTCTCCGTTGCTGGCATAGATCAGCCCCATATTGTAGAAAATATAGCCGCGATCATTGGAGTCTTCCTCTAGTGTGAGGGCTTCTTCGTAATAGTCTAACGCTTCGGCATATTCACCTTCCGCTTGTGCGGACATACCATCTCGGTAATAAACAAAGGCTTCCTTGGCTTTTTTGTTGGTTGGCAGTATCTTCAATATGATATCTGCCATGACTGTAAAAGATTTGTCAATAAAGTTATCGTTTTTCTGTGTTCTTGGCATATTTGCTTCTATGGTATTGCAGCTATTGGCTTTCTGGAACTGACCACCTCTTAAGTTAATTTAACTGATTTGCGGGATAATTCTTCTCTTTGATGGGGATGATCGACTCTGGAGTATTATTTTGAGCTTTGTTCACCAAAGTCCTAACTTCTGTGCGTTAAGAGCGGGACTCTAGGTGTAAGCGGAGGTAGTCCGCAGGCTTTACGTGACGCTACGCGAACCCACCGTGGAAGCCCTTTGGTTTTTCAGGAATCAACCCCCAGCGTAACTGGTGAAATTCACGTTTGGCGCTTTTAGGATTATATAACACAGTTGCTACTAGCTGCCTATGTGCAATGTTGTATTCGGTTGCCAAATCCGGAACTGGCTGGACACAAGCTGTCGCTAGGGGGCTGTCTGGTAATTCAAATTTACTAAACGTAGATATACTTTTTCCTCAAATCCGCTACCAGAGAAGCACCGCTGACAAATGATATTTATTTTTATTGATAGAAATACCAGAAATAAATAATACGCCATATTTTTATTTTTTGAAATAATTATCTTTGGTAGCAAGATGCTAAATATAAAATAAAAATTAGCCTGTTTATAGGAAATCATTTAGTAATATATTGTATCTTAAAGCCTCGATTTTTCAATTATTCTTCATTATATTTTTTGGCATGGAAACGCTACGTCTGTACGATTTTTTACCTTCAGGAAATGGCTATAAGTTACGTCTGTTATTGACACAACTGGGTATGCCATTTGAGAGAGTAGAGGTTAACATTACCCAAGGCGAGACCCGAACACCAGAATTTTTAAGTAAAAACCCTAACGGTAAGATTCCCGTTTTGGAAATTGAACCAGGGAAATACTTAGCAGAGTCAAATGCGATATTAGTGTTTCTGAGTGAAGGTACAGAATTCCTGCCATATGAACGCTTTTTACGCGCACAAGTGCTGCAATGGCTATTTTTTGAACAGTATAGCCATGAACCTTTTATTGGGACATCCAGATATTGGATATCTATTTTAGGTAAGGCTGAGGAATATGAAGAATCCATCAAGCAAAAACGGGAATCAGGCTATGGAGCACTTAGGGTGATGGAACAACATTTATCATCGCGCAAATTTTTTGTAGCCGAGCGTTATACTATTGCTGATATAGCCTTATTTGCCTACACTCATGTAGCTGATGAAGGTGGGTTTGATTTGAGACAATTTCCCGATATCCAAGCTTGGATAGA
The Gloeotrichia echinulata CP02 DNA segment above includes these coding regions:
- a CDS encoding glutathione S-transferase family protein, with protein sequence METLRLYDFLPSGNGYKLRLLLTQLGMPFERVEVNITQGETRTPEFLSKNPNGKIPVLEIEPGKYLAESNAILVFLSEGTEFLPYERFLRAQVLQWLFFEQYSHEPFIGTSRYWISILGKAEEYEESIKQKRESGYGALRVMEQHLSSRKFFVAERYTIADIALFAYTHVADEGGFDLRQFPDIQAWIERVKAQPAYISITQDV
- a CDS encoding photosystem I assembly protein Ycf3, encoding MPRTQKNDNFIDKSFTVMADIILKILPTNKKAKEAFVYYRDGMSAQAEGEYAEALDYYEEALTLEEDSNDRGYIFYNMGLIYASNGDHEKALELYHQALELNPRLPQALNNIAVIYHYKGEKAKEAGDHDGGEALFDQAADYWVRAIRMAPNNYIEAQNWLKTTGRVQIDVFF
- a CDS encoding BON domain-containing protein is translated as MGWLERLFGQEKPEDAQVNPDATLVAENSSEGEITPPERVGLNGEYDQSGLAKRVALAFDVDSRFDEINSVYVAQLGGTVVLKGQVPNQDILDQLVEIAKEVNGATDVVTDEVTVG
- the gatC gene encoding Asp-tRNA(Asn)/Glu-tRNA(Gln) amidotransferase subunit GatC, giving the protein MIDREQVRKVALLARLELSPEEEEQFTTQLGSILDYIEQLSELNVSDVPPTTRAIDVSNVTREDNLQPYPDREAILNSAPEQEGEFFKVPKILNAE